A window from Vibrio cortegadensis encodes these proteins:
- the flgC gene encoding flagellar basal body rod protein FlgC yields MSLFNVFNVTGSAMSAESVRLNTTSSNLANADSVSSSVKDTYKARHAVFGAELSKARYNRDHNVPVKVLGIVESDKPLNAEYNPDHPLANDEGFIYKPNVNVMEEMANMISASRAYQTNVQVADSSKQMLLRTLQMGQ; encoded by the coding sequence ATGAGCTTATTTAATGTATTCAATGTAACAGGTTCAGCCATGAGTGCGGAATCAGTTCGTCTTAATACAACCTCTAGTAACTTAGCGAACGCGGACAGCGTAAGTAGTTCTGTTAAAGACACTTATAAAGCTCGCCACGCGGTGTTTGGTGCGGAATTAAGTAAAGCGCGTTATAACCGTGACCATAACGTGCCAGTGAAAGTATTAGGTATTGTAGAAAGTGATAAACCACTCAATGCAGAATATAACCCGGATCACCCATTAGCGAATGACGAAGGTTTTATTTACAAACCGAACGTTAACGTGATGGAAGAAATGGCAAACATGATATCAGCTTCTCGTGCGTACCAAACGAACGTACAAGTAGCGGATTCAAGTAAACAGATGCTGCTGCGTACGCTGCAGATGGGTCAATAA
- the flgB gene encoding flagellar basal body rod protein FlgB → MAISFDKALGIHQYTVGVRERNAEVISTNIAQANTPGFKAKGMDFQKALQAASSGASIGLSETDGRHISASTTVTGEKLYRVPTQPDTGDGNTVDVDLERNLFMQNQIRHQASLDFLGSKFKNLTKALKGE, encoded by the coding sequence ATGGCTATTTCTTTTGACAAAGCATTAGGTATCCACCAATACACGGTTGGTGTACGTGAGCGCAACGCTGAGGTTATATCAACCAATATCGCGCAAGCAAACACACCTGGCTTTAAAGCAAAAGGAATGGACTTTCAGAAAGCACTGCAAGCGGCAAGTTCAGGGGCAAGCATTGGTCTTAGCGAAACTGACGGTCGGCATATTTCTGCCTCTACAACAGTGACTGGGGAAAAACTGTATCGAGTTCCTACTCAGCCTGATACTGGAGATGGCAACACAGTTGATGTTGATTTAGAGCGTAACTTGTTTATGCAAAATCAAATTAGACACCAAGCCTCTCTTGACTTCTTAGGAAGTAAATTCAAGAACTTAACTAAAGCACTTAAAGGGGAATAA
- a CDS encoding protein-glutamate O-methyltransferase: MTAITISDQEYRDFSRFLESQCGIVLGDSKQYLVRSRLSPLVTKFKLDSLSTLLRDVVSGRNRELRVAAVDAMTTNETLWFRDTYPFAVLADKLLPEMAANKRPIKIWSAASSSGQEPYSMGMTILETQARKPGMIPNVSITATDISASMLDMCRAGVYDNLALGRGLSPERRRTFFEDAGDGRMKIKDNVKRLVNFRPQNLMDSYALIGKFDIIFCRNVLIYFSPEMKSQVLNQMANSLNPGGYLLLGASESLTGLTDKFEMVRCNPGIIYKLK; the protein is encoded by the coding sequence ATGACTGCAATAACTATAAGTGATCAAGAATATCGTGATTTTAGTCGTTTTTTAGAATCCCAGTGCGGTATTGTGCTTGGAGATAGCAAGCAATACCTAGTTAGAAGCCGTTTAAGTCCATTGGTGACTAAGTTTAAACTCGACTCTCTTTCTACTCTTCTAAGGGATGTTGTTAGCGGAAGAAATCGTGAATTGCGAGTTGCCGCTGTTGATGCGATGACGACAAATGAAACACTTTGGTTTCGTGATACTTATCCGTTTGCTGTTTTAGCTGACAAGTTATTACCGGAAATGGCAGCAAATAAACGCCCAATTAAGATTTGGTCTGCGGCGAGCTCTTCGGGCCAAGAACCTTACTCGATGGGGATGACGATCTTAGAGACTCAAGCTCGCAAGCCGGGAATGATACCTAATGTGTCGATTACTGCCACTGACATCTCTGCAAGCATGCTTGATATGTGTCGTGCGGGTGTTTATGACAATCTAGCTTTAGGTCGTGGTTTATCTCCAGAACGTCGCCGTACCTTTTTTGAGGACGCTGGTGATGGTCGAATGAAAATCAAAGACAATGTGAAGCGTCTGGTTAACTTTCGTCCTCAAAACTTGATGGACAGTTATGCATTAATTGGTAAATTTGACATTATCTTCTGCCGTAATGTTCTTATTTACTTCTCACCAGAGATGAAGTCGCAAGTACTTAACCAGATGGCAAATAGCCTTAATCCTGGTGGTTACCTGCTTTTAGGTGCTTCAGAGTCTTTGACTGGTTTAACAGATAAGTTTGAAATGGTTCGATGTAACCCTGGAATTATTTATAAACTGAAATAG
- a CDS encoding chemotaxis protein CheV: MTGVLDSVNQRTQLVGQNRLELLTFRLMGRQRYGINVFKVKEVLQCPKLTSMPNLHPLVKGLAHIRGQTISVIDLSAAIGGRPTTDIDKCFVVISEFNRTIQGFLVSSVERIINMHWESILPPPDGAGKANYLTAVTNIDNELVEILDVEKILMEISPADETMDTDLVEEIAQVEQEKVRRILIADDSTVARKQVQRAIEGIGFEVISVKDGKEAYEKLIEMAEEGSIYEQISLVISDIEMPEMDGYTLTAEIRRNPHLKDLYVILHSSLSGVFNQAMVERVGANSFIAKFNPDELGTAVKTALTN, encoded by the coding sequence ATGACGGGTGTTCTTGATTCAGTGAATCAGCGTACGCAACTTGTTGGTCAAAACCGATTGGAACTTTTAACGTTTCGTCTAATGGGACGACAACGTTACGGTATCAATGTATTTAAAGTAAAAGAAGTACTTCAATGCCCTAAGCTTACTTCAATGCCAAACTTGCATCCGCTGGTTAAAGGCTTGGCACATATTCGCGGTCAAACTATTTCCGTGATTGACTTGAGTGCCGCAATAGGTGGTCGTCCTACAACAGATATAGATAAGTGCTTTGTTGTTATTTCTGAGTTCAACCGTACTATTCAAGGTTTCCTTGTGAGTTCTGTCGAGCGAATTATTAATATGCACTGGGAATCTATCTTGCCACCGCCAGACGGAGCGGGCAAAGCCAATTACCTAACCGCTGTGACAAATATTGATAATGAGTTGGTAGAAATTTTAGATGTAGAAAAAATCTTAATGGAGATTTCACCTGCTGATGAGACGATGGATACCGACCTTGTTGAAGAGATTGCTCAAGTTGAACAAGAAAAAGTTCGCCGAATCTTAATTGCCGATGACTCAACGGTTGCTCGTAAACAAGTGCAAAGAGCGATTGAAGGGATAGGGTTTGAAGTTATATCGGTTAAAGATGGTAAAGAAGCTTATGAAAAGCTGATTGAAATGGCTGAAGAAGGTAGTATATACGAGCAAATATCGTTAGTTATCTCGGATATAGAAATGCCAGAAATGGACGGCTACACGCTAACGGCAGAGATTAGACGAAATCCGCATTTAAAAGATTTATACGTCATACTTCACTCTTCACTTAGTGGCGTATTTAACCAAGCAATGGTTGAAAGGGTGGGTGCAAACTCATTTATAGCGAAATTTAACCCGGATGAGCTTGGTACAGCAGTGAAAACTGCATTAACTAATTAA
- the flgA gene encoding flagellar basal body P-ring formation chaperone FlgA — MAYYMNNLDPFSITKCRAFYKTFVKSIGILFVLFSFFSHAATEQQIELIQKAAENHIFDTIQQPPGGELSVQAANIDSRVKASDCPQPLKTSASNSSNSTSNINVLVQCEADNWRIYVPVRLSISVPLVTATRSLSRGDLISQSDLTMGMIELHRFRRQGFSDPKLVIGAKLKKSIRPGEVVERGDVCIVCRNEKVVIRAVKSGMTITTKGTSLQDGSTGDQVRVKNDTSKRIIDGQVTGIAEVTIYF, encoded by the coding sequence ATGGCATATTATATGAATAATTTAGATCCATTTTCCATCACTAAGTGTAGAGCTTTCTATAAAACTTTTGTTAAGTCTATCGGCATTTTATTCGTTTTGTTTAGTTTTTTCTCCCACGCGGCTACAGAACAACAAATTGAATTGATCCAGAAAGCTGCTGAAAATCACATTTTCGATACAATTCAGCAACCACCAGGGGGGGAACTATCAGTACAAGCGGCAAATATTGATTCTCGAGTGAAGGCGAGTGATTGCCCTCAACCGCTCAAAACTAGTGCCTCAAATTCTAGCAATTCTACCAGTAACATCAATGTTCTTGTGCAATGCGAAGCAGATAACTGGCGAATATATGTGCCTGTTCGTTTATCCATTTCCGTTCCGCTCGTCACCGCGACCCGATCACTCTCTCGTGGGGACTTGATCAGCCAAAGCGATCTCACTATGGGCATGATAGAACTGCACCGCTTTAGACGCCAAGGGTTTTCGGATCCTAAGCTTGTTATTGGCGCAAAATTGAAAAAAAGTATTCGCCCAGGAGAGGTTGTTGAGCGTGGCGATGTCTGCATTGTGTGTCGAAATGAAAAAGTGGTAATAAGAGCCGTCAAATCTGGAATGACTATCACAACTAAAGGAACCTCTCTTCAGGACGGGTCAACGGGTGATCAGGTCCGGGTGAAAAATGATACATCTAAGCGTATAATTGATGGGCAAGTGACAGGGATTGCTGAAGTCACTATCTATTTTTAA
- the flgM gene encoding flagellar biosynthesis anti-sigma factor FlgM: MAGIDNIRSGQPMTTTNRSSARAESNASSRSESAPKATGKQDEVSLSQQGKAIGQLHQQMASQPSFDSAKVAAIKEAISNGSYSVDPEKLADNMMKFENEFSGLEA; the protein is encoded by the coding sequence ATGGCAGGTATTGATAACATACGTTCCGGGCAACCCATGACGACGACAAATCGTAGTTCTGCACGCGCAGAATCGAATGCATCAAGTCGCTCGGAATCTGCACCTAAAGCAACGGGTAAACAAGACGAAGTATCGCTAAGCCAGCAAGGCAAAGCGATTGGTCAACTTCACCAACAAATGGCATCTCAACCGAGTTTTGATAGTGCTAAGGTAGCAGCAATTAAAGAAGCTATTTCTAATGGATCTTACAGCGTAGATCCAGAAAAACTGGCTGATAACATGATGAAATTTGAAAATGAATTTTCAGGGCTTGAAGCCTAA
- a CDS encoding flagella synthesis protein FlgN: MATLTDLVNYQLKNAQDLSEHLDLEKIAITSRVSVDIERIAKEKVTLISQLRQTDQRIASHTNVAELKEDPALAEMVSLIQSIIHDCQQANSANGEALQRAQLSFNKLNNLMQQSQGKVGMTYNAGGQTNSVSTLGTNIKA, translated from the coding sequence ATGGCGACTTTAACTGATCTAGTCAATTATCAACTCAAGAATGCTCAGGACCTGTCTGAACATCTTGATCTTGAAAAAATTGCGATCACTAGCCGTGTATCCGTTGATATTGAACGCATCGCAAAAGAAAAAGTGACTCTAATTAGTCAGCTAAGACAGACTGATCAACGAATTGCATCACACACCAATGTTGCAGAGCTTAAAGAAGACCCAGCACTTGCTGAAATGGTCTCTCTTATTCAATCTATTATTCATGATTGTCAACAAGCGAATAGTGCGAATGGTGAAGCCCTACAAAGAGCACAATTAAGTTTCAATAAACTGAATAACTTGATGCAGCAAAGCCAAGGCAAAGTTGGTATGACCTATAATGCAGGAGGCCAAACAAACTCGGTTTCCACCCTAGGCACCAACATTAAAGCATAA